Proteins encoded by one window of Sulfurimonas hongkongensis:
- the nosD gene encoding nitrous oxide reductase family maturation protein NosD, giving the protein MKKLLTLLLFIYNLDAGLLQDAIDKAPSGSTLKLYSGVYSDNIIIVKPLTIIGVEDGVVIDGGGVGNVISIKSSNVTLSNLTIQNSGSLMHSLDSGIKVEKAKNIHITKCKILDSLYGIDMYMVQDSSIKENFIHSKDIEISLRGDALKIWHSHNNLISKNTITNSRDITLNYSHDNIIEDNNISNSRFALKVAHSKNTLIKKNSFRYNSVSLIMMMSEHSKIINNSILSSNGAAGIGVMLQGGSTIFDSNRLRYNAKGIYIDSNPNEKEMKRYITNNDISYNKEAIGFHMTIRQNTITNNIFEGNIDDIVKGTAGYKTMLNRVEYNYWDRYAGFDTDGDNIGDNSFLIYQYADRLWHYNNKVKFFYGSPIMSMLNFLAQVAPFIEPNLLLEDSKPLVERLK; this is encoded by the coding sequence ATGAAAAAACTTTTAACTCTTTTACTTTTCATCTATAATCTTGATGCGGGACTGCTTCAAGATGCAATAGACAAAGCTCCATCAGGTTCTACACTAAAGCTTTATAGCGGTGTTTATAGTGATAACATTATAATTGTTAAACCTTTAACTATAATCGGTGTTGAAGATGGAGTTGTCATAGATGGTGGTGGTGTTGGAAATGTTATTAGCATTAAAAGCTCAAATGTAACTCTTAGCAATCTTACCATCCAAAATAGTGGCTCTCTTATGCACTCACTCGATAGCGGTATCAAGGTAGAAAAAGCAAAAAATATACACATAACTAAATGCAAGATTTTAGACTCTTTGTACGGCATAGATATGTACATGGTGCAAGACTCCTCCATCAAAGAAAACTTCATACATTCAAAAGACATTGAGATCTCCCTAAGAGGAGATGCACTAAAGATATGGCACTCGCATAACAATCTTATCTCTAAAAACACCATCACCAATAGCAGAGACATCACTCTAAACTACTCTCATGACAACATTATTGAAGATAACAATATCTCAAACTCAAGATTTGCTCTTAAAGTAGCTCATAGTAAAAACACTCTTATAAAGAAAAATAGCTTTAGGTATAACTCTGTATCTTTAATAATGATGATGAGTGAGCATTCCAAAATCATAAATAACTCTATACTAAGCTCAAATGGAGCTGCAGGCATCGGAGTTATGCTTCAAGGTGGCTCAACTATTTTTGACTCAAACAGACTTAGATACAATGCTAAGGGCATCTATATAGACTCAAATCCAAATGAGAAAGAGATGAAAAGATATATCACAAACAACGACATCTCTTACAACAAAGAGGCTATAGGTTTTCATATGACCATTAGACAAAATACTATCACCAACAATATTTTTGAAGGAAATATAGATGATATTGTAAAAGGTACGGCTGGATATAAGACTATGCTAAACAGAGTTGAGTATAACTACTGGGATAGATATGCAGGTTTTGACACAGATGGAGACAATATAGGGGATAACTCATTTTTAATCTACCAATATGCAGATAGACTCTGGCACTACAATAACAAAGTGAAATTTTTTTATGGCTCGCCAATTATGAGTATGCTAAATTTTTTAGCACAAGTTGCCCCTTTTATAGAGCCAAACCTACTTTTAGAAGACTCTAAGCCTCTCGTTGAGAGACTTAAATAG